The genomic DNA GGGCCTCTCAGCTTAGACCTATACGCCGTCTCGTCGTACGGTCTCCGGTAAAACTTCAGATACGATATGAACGCTTCACGTTCACGTGTCTTCTCCCCTCCGGTGACATTTTTCTCCCGGCGAAAGAACATAGCCGGAGACTGAAAAAATGACGGACGTGGAGTTTCCCGGTACGAAtccgtcttcgtcttctccggcaACGGGGTAGATGGAAACAGACTCTTCCTGTATGCGGCTGGTTTAGCGTCTTTGAAACCACCACCACGCGCCGCCGGAGACGCGAAAGATAACGACCGTGCGCTGCTGAGAGGAGAAACTTGAGCGGCGGCGTTGTAAGGTGACGTGTTGGTGAAGGAAAGGTACCACGGCTTCAAAGAGTTGTGAGATACGGTGAACGCGAATCTTGAAGAAGCTGAACCAACAATCGTGGCCCTTGATTTGATCGACGATGCATCGAACCTTAAGGAGACTGATCTAGGATGTGATGACACGTGGCTGATATCTAGCGGTTCTTCGTAGTCTAGAGACGACACTATCATCGTGACCGTTGAGAGTTCCACAAAAGGACGAACACCATAAACTATTTTTGGTGAAAACAATGTTTACGTTTACGTTTATCGTTGATAAGCCGTATGTATTT from Camelina sativa cultivar DH55 chromosome 7, Cs, whole genome shotgun sequence includes the following:
- the LOC104700836 gene encoding uncharacterized protein LOC104700836, with protein sequence MIVSSLDYEEPLDISHVSSHPRSVSLRFDASSIKSRATIVGSASSRFAFTVSHNSLKPWYLSFTNTSPYNAAAQVSPLSSARSLSFASPAARGGGFKDAKPAAYRKSLFPSTPLPEKTKTDSYRETPRPSFFQSPAMFFRREKNVTGGEKTREREAFISYLKFYRRPYDETAYRSKLRGPHRSVVSSHRRFRHVSLSQRF